The following DNA comes from Spirulina major PCC 6313.
CCGATTGGCAGGATGAGGTGATGTACCTGAGCTTAGACACCTCACTATTTTGGGATGAGTATTGTCTGATTCGGGTGGCTGTGGTGCATCGCGGTCGTGCTTTACCCCTAGGCTGGCGTGTGTTGGCTCATCCCAGTGCCTCGGTTGCCGCCAACACCTACCGAGAACTGCTCCAAGATGTCGCTCGACTCCTACCGCAAGGGGTGTAAGGTGGTGCTGCTGGCTGACCGGGGCTTTGTGCAGACGGAGACTATGACGCTGGTGCGCACCTTCGGCTGGCATTATCGCATCCGCATCAAAAGCAATACCTGGCTTTGGCACTCTGCCAAGGGCTGGAGCCAACCAAAAGCGTTTCATCTCAAACCCGGTGAAGCCCTCTGCTGGCACAACGTCAAACTTCACAAAGGTGAATGGTATGGTCCGGTTCATGTCATTTTCGGTCGCAACAATGTCAATGGCGAGTTTTGGGCGGTTGTCAGTGATGAACCGACCCACCTCCAGACTTTTGCTGAGTATGGTCTCCGGTTTGATATCGAGGAGGCGTTTCTCGATGACCAGTCTGGGGGTTGGCACCTCCAATCTTCCCAACTTCGCTCAGTTTGTGTTCTTTCCCGTCTCTGCTTCATTCTGGCTCTGGCGACTCTCTATGTCTCAGCTCAGGGTCTTGAGGTTGTCCAATCGGGCAAGCGTCGCTGGGTTGACCCCCATTGGTTTCGCGGCAATAGCTATTTTCGTATCGGTCTTGAGTGGATTCGTACTGCTCTCCTTGAGGGCTGGCGCTTGATTCGGCTTGTTGCTTTCTTTTCTAATTCTGACCCTGAACCGGCTATGGCTTCTCGTCCTCAGCATCGGCAACGCTCTTATCGCCTTGAATTCCAGTTTTGCTCTTTTTCTTACTCCCCTGACTGAATCTTTTGTCCGTCAATCAGGGTTGAGTCTCTCGTTTATCATATGCGAAGAATACTTGACAGCTTAACACAACTTACCTATCTAATAACAGACAAAGAAGAATTCAATAAAAACAAGGCTATAAAACATAATGAAATTGGACGGGTAGCTACTTTGAAAACGGCTAGAAACGAATTTGAGGCAGTTCTTATTGGAAATGGTAATGAGTACGCTGGAGATGCCACGGACTTTCTTGCAACCATTAACAGCCTGTTTAATAGTTTTAAACATTGCCTGATGCATGAAGAAAGCTGCATTTTGATGGGAGTAGATTTCCCAACAATTGTTTCATACCACGCAAAAAACAACAATCACAACAACGAGATTGTATACCACAATCACAATGCATTTCACATAATGATGGGATTCCAAGATAACGTCACGAGAATAATAAAGAACCAAAAACTATATCAACAAATAAAAACTAGATTGGGCGATCAAGAAACTCCCAACGACTCTAATCCTATATCCAGAACAGAATGACCCCGCCAGCGTAACAGGGCGATCACTTGAGCTTTGCACAGCATAAAACGCTCTGATTCTAATCGTAGAGTTTGCAGTTCTTGCTGCTCTGCCCCGGTCAAGTCTCGATCTTGATTTGCGATCAATAAATCATCATAACGAGTCATAGTTTCTGAAGGTTTTTGGCTGCGGGCAATACGCCACAATTCATCATCACTGAGACGATCCAGTGCCGCAACATCTGGCTGATAGTCTGCTGGTACATCCTGCCAATCGGGTGGACTGCCAATCTCTAACGCTCTCAAAATTACGTCAGTCAGTGTTTTACGGGTTGCCTGGGCAATCTGAATCAGGCGGGCATAGGTATGCTCAGGAATATCAATCGTGACCGTATTACTCATGGTTGTTCGGCTGTAACTTGCCCAGGTTGCGGGTTTTTCTATTGTATAAATTTCGAGGGTTTTGGCTCCCGATTGATTGGGCTTAGGGTTGGATGGGCCAGCCGAGGCGGGTGGGTGCTTGGTAGACGCGGCGCAGGGTGCGGAGGTCACGGCGGGAGATGGGGGGCGGGTCGCTAACTTGGGACGGATAGAGGGCATCGTTTGGGTTGGGGCTATGACCCCAGAGGCCGAGGGCGTGGCCGAGTTCATGGCGGGCTGTGCCTTGGATGCGGTGGGGGGGTTGGTCGGGGTTGAGGTAGAGGGTGAAACGGTGGGCGAGATGGGGGGGCGGGTGACGCTCTAAATAGAAGGTGTAACGGGCTTGGCCGTGCTGGGCATCGGGGATGATTAAGCGGCGTTGCTCCCGGTCGATGCGGATGGTACGGGGTGGGCGCGATCGCATCACCACAATATCGGCAGTGTCTGGATCAGCCGCTTCTACGAGGGGAAAATACACCGCCCAATCTGCGATCGCCCCCCGCACGGACTGCCGCCACTGCGAATCATCGTTATCTTGAATCGCCACCGTGACGGGAAACCGTGACCACACCAACGCCCCCACGGGGGTGGGTTCAATTGCGTCGAAATAGTCCTCTGGGGAATCTGAGGCAGCTTGGCCCACCGGCATGGGGGCGGTCAACTGTTGGAGGGCAGCGGGTAGGGGGTGCGATCGCGGTTCGGGGAGTTTCGCCGCCGGACTCGCAGGAGCCGTCAGCCAGAGAATCAACAGCGCGATCGCGCCACTCAAGCCCACCCATCGCCAAAAACGCCCCATGGTTACTGCTCCCCCATCAACACACCAAAACCACCCCCCTGCTGACCAAGGGGGACAAGGGGGATCACGCCGATCCATCCCCAGGGCGATCTACTCCTCAGCCGGAAGCGTTTGGGGAATGGTTGGTGCATCAGGAGTTACAGGAACCAACGGTTCAGACCCGTCCGGTTGGATAATCGCATCGGAGGGAGTCACATTTGCCGACGGAGTCCCCAGCCAACCCGCTGCCAACGCCACGGTTAAGCTCATAAAAATCACACTCAGCAGCCAGGTTACGCGGTTGAGGGTCGTTTCAGCGGTTTTCGCACTGGTGAACAGTTGCGCTTGACCGCCGATTCCGCCAATGCCATCCCCTTTCGGACTGTGGAGAATCACCAAAATAATTAAAAATAAAGCGGAGCCCGCCCAAATAAATTGAGCAATTTGCGTTACATCCATAGCAAGTTATTTACGTCAAAAATGGCACGGTCATCCGGGGATCACCGACTGTCTAGCTTAACATTCTCTATCCCTCCTGCTGTGGTGTCTACTGCTGATACCCAACGTTCTAATCTTGACCTAGCCTGCGTTTGATCTCCCTTTCAGTCAGGGCAGCGAGCTAGAAGCTCGCACTACAAAGGATTCCAGGCAGGGTAGTTTGATCTCCCTTTCAGTCAGGGCAGCGAGCTAGAAGCTCGCACTACAAAGGATTCCAGGCAGGGTAGTTTGATCTCCCTTTCAGTCAGGGCAGCGAGCTAGAAGCTCGCACTACAAAGGATTCCAGGCAGGGTAGTGTGAGCCTCTGGCTCACTTATACCAGCTTCAAACTAACACCTTGGGTTATGTCTAAGCAGGAGCTGCTGTGGCGCAGTGGCGGATCAGGTTCCGGGCCCCAAAATCGCCCGCCGTTTTTCCTCATTGGCGCGGAAGCCGACGAGTACCGCTTGCCCCTCTTTGACGAAAAGGGGGCGTTTTAATAGCATCGCATCGGCGGCAAAGGCGGCGACCCATTGGGCATCCGTCCAGGTTTTTTTCTCGTCGCCAATCGCTCGGTAGGACTGGCCGGAGGTGTTGCGCATCGGTTTGCTGCCGAGGGTGGCGACCCAGTCTTGAATCAGGGCGGCGGTGGGGGGGTGGGTTTTGGTGTTGATGAATTCGTAGGCGATCGCAGTCTCATCCAACCAGGCGCAGGCCTTTTTACAGGTGGTGCAATTGGGGATGCCGTAAACGAGGAGAGTCATGGGGATTGTGAACAAGGGAACGATA
Coding sequences within:
- a CDS encoding transposase, which produces MSLDSYRKGCKVVLLADRGFVQTETMTLVRTFGWHYRIRIKSNTWLWHSAKGWSQPKAFHLKPGEALCWHNVKLHKGEWYGPVHVIFGRNNVNGEFWAVVSDEPTHLQTFAEYGLRFDIEEAFLDDQSGGWHLQSSQLRSVCVLSRLCFILALATLYVSAQGLEVVQSGKRRWVDPHWFRGNSYFRIGLEWIRTALLEGWRLIRLVAFFSNSDPEPAMASRPQHRQRSYRLEFQFCSFSYSPD
- a CDS encoding Spx/MgsR family RNA polymerase-binding regulatory protein, which encodes MTLLVYGIPNCTTCKKACAWLDETAIAYEFINTKTHPPTAALIQDWVATLGSKPMRNTSGQSYRAIGDEKKTWTDAQWVAAFAADAMLLKRPLFVKEGQAVLVGFRANEEKRRAILGPGT